From one Esox lucius isolate fEsoLuc1 chromosome 11, fEsoLuc1.pri, whole genome shotgun sequence genomic stretch:
- the LOC105027616 gene encoding ADP-ribosylation factor-like protein 4D gives MGNQLTEIAPSTPFLPGFQSLHVVVIGLDSAGKTSLLYRLKLREFVETIPTKGFNTERIKVAMGSTRATTTFQVWDVGGQEKLRPLWKSYTRRTDGLVFVVDAAEPERMEEAKVELHRISRSAENQGVPVLVLANKQDLDSAVSAVEVEKALALHELSNATLHHTQGCSALDGQGLQPGLEKLYEMILKRKKMLRHSKKKR, from the coding sequence ATGGGCAACCAGTTAACAGAGATAGCCCCCAGCACTCCTTTCCTCCCCGGCTTCCAGTCTCTGCACGTGGTTGTCATTGGCTTGGACTCTGCCGGAAAGACCTCCCTATTGTACAGACTTAAGCTCCGGGAGTTTGTGGAGACCATCCCCACCAAGGGCTTCAACACAGAGCGGATTAAAGTGGCGATGGGAAGCACACGGGCCACCACCACGTTCCAGGTGTGGGATGTGGGTGGTCAGGAGAAGCTGCGACCCCTGTGGAAGTCATACACCCGTCGCACCGACGGCCTGGTGTTTGTTGTGGACGCCGCGGAACCTGAACGCATGGAGGAGGCCAAGGTGGAGCTCCACCGCATAAGTCGCTCGGCGGAGAACCAGGGAGTGCCTGTTCTGGTGCTGGCAAACAAGCAGGACCTGGACTCAGCGGTCTCTGCTGTGGAAGTGGAGAAGGCCCTGGCCCTCCACGAGCTTAGTAACGCCACATTGCACCACACCCAGGGCTGCAGCGCCCTGGATGGACAGGGACTGCAACCTGGCCTTGAGAAACTGTATGAGATGATCCTGAAGAGGAAGAAGATGCTCAGACACAGTAAGAAGAAGAGATGA
- the LOC105027617 gene encoding transmembrane protein 106B, protein MGAGSSQVREDDRQAIIPQGDRRKTSTRRHSEETLDCPTCQGTGRIPRGQENQLVAVIPCTDQRLKPRRTKLYVTLSVTVCLLVSSLVLFFLFPRSVILSPVAVSSVYVYFTPNTVQMNVTNVLNMINDNFFTVQAYNLTVQALFYKTVVGTVNISIVTTVKPRTNGMFAFEIPVKLDDTGLIKYCKDSSIKIHMLFVHLQMSMTVYYMAHFEQLSLDTFEYIDCGANTTTPHLINHPP, encoded by the exons ATGGGAGCTGGTTCCTCTCAAGTCAGAGAGGATGATAGGCAGGCCATCATACCTCAGGGGGACAGGAGAAAGACGTCTACCAGGAGACACTCAGAGGAAACACTGGACTGCCCTACCTGCCAGGGAACTGGCCGAATCCCCCGAGGTCAGGAAAACCAACTGGTGGCTGTGATCCCCTGCACAGATCAGAGGCTGAAACCACGGCGCAC GAAGTTGTACGTCACCCTGTCGGTAACAGTTTGCCTGCTGGTCAGCTCGTTGGTCCTCTTCTTCCTGTTTCCCCGCAGTGTCATCCTCTCGCCTGTGGCTGTCAGTTCTGTCTATGTATACTTCACCCCGAACACTGTCCAAATGAACGTCACG AACGTCCTGAATATGATCAACGACAACTTTTTTACGGTTCAGGCCTACAACTTGACAGTGCAGGCTCTTTTCTACAAAACAGTTGTGGGCACGGTGAACATAAGTATTGTCACCACTGTCAAACCACGCACTAACGGAATG TTTGCTTTTGAGATTCCTGTCAAGCTAGATGATACAGGACTAAT CAAGTACTGCAAGGATTCAAGCATCAAGATCCACATGTTATTTGTACATCTTCA GATGTCCATGACTGTCTACTACATGGCCCACTTTGAGCAGCTTTCCTTGGACACATTTGAATACATAGACTGCGGGGCCAACACCACTACACCTCACCTCATCAACCATCCACCCTGA